In a single window of the Prochlorococcus marinus CUG1415 genome:
- a CDS encoding MATH domain-containing protein, translating into MSESNNLPQAISHKKLSYLMLKAQKDTHSSDELTEIESPAKREFDDLINNWEASTKKLIHELSKRKENLLKDKSPNSLIALGAMEVHLNMALQALNAFNKGFDE; encoded by the coding sequence ATGAGTGAATCTAACAATTTACCTCAAGCAATCAGTCATAAAAAATTAAGTTACTTGATGCTGAAGGCACAAAAAGATACTCATTCTTCTGATGAATTAACAGAAATAGAAAGCCCCGCAAAAAGAGAATTTGACGATTTAATAAACAATTGGGAAGCCTCAACTAAGAAATTAATTCACGAGTTATCAAAAAGAAAAGAGAATTTACTAAAAGATAAATCACCAAATTCTTTAATTGCACTTGGTGCTATGGAAGTTCACCTTAACATGGCTTTGCAAGCCTTAAATGCATTTAATAAAGGATTTGATGAGTAA